In Camelina sativa cultivar DH55 chromosome 16, Cs, whole genome shotgun sequence, a single window of DNA contains:
- the LOC104753847 gene encoding two-component response regulator ARR1-like isoform X2 — MMNTSHGRGLGSAGGSISGKNQGGGGGETVVEMFPSGLRVLVVDDDRTCLMILERMLRTCLYEVTKCNRAEMALSLLRKNKHGFDIVISDVHMPDMDGFKLLEHVGLEMEDLPVILMSADDSKSVVLKGVTHGAVDYLIKPVRMEALKNIWQHVVRKQRSVPEHSGSIEETGDRQQQQHRGANA, encoded by the exons ATGATGAATACGAGTCACGGAAGAGGACTCGGATCGGCTGGTGGGTCTATTTCCGGTAAAAATCAAGGCGGCGGCGGTGGTGAGACCGTCGTTGAGATGTTTCCCTCTGGTCTTCGAGTTCTTGTAGTTGACGATGACCGTACTTGTCTTATGATCTTAGAGAGGATGCTTAGGACTTGTCTTTACGAAG TCACGAAATGCAACAGGGCAGAGATGGCATTGTCTCTGCTCCGGAAGAACAAACATGGATTTGATATAGTCATCAGTGATGTTCATATGCCTGACATGGACGGCTTCAAGCTCCTTGAACATGTTGGTCTTGAGATGGAAGACTTACCTGTTATCT TGATGTCTGCGGATGATTCAAAGAGTGTTGTTCTTAAGGGAGTGACGCACGGTGCCGTTGACTACCTAATCAAACCAGTACGAATGGAGGCACTCAAGAACATATGGCAGCATGTCGTTCGGAAGCAGAGGAGCGTACCAGAACATTCTGGGAGCATTGAGGAGACAGGGGATAGACAGCAGCAGCAACACAGAGGAGCTAATGCATAA
- the LOC104753847 gene encoding two-component response regulator ARR1-like isoform X1 — protein MMNTSHGRGLGSAGGSISGKNQGGGGGETVVEMFPSGLRVLVVDDDRTCLMILERMLRTCLYEVTKCNRAEMALSLLRKNKHGFDIVISDVHMPDMDGFKLLEHVGLEMEDLPVILMSADDSKSVVLKGVTHGAVDYLIKPVRMEALKNIWQHVVRKQRSVPEHSGSIEETGDRQQQQHRGANA, from the exons ATGATGAATACGAGTCACGGAAGAGGACTCGGATCGGCTGGTGGGTCTATTTCCGGTAAAAATCAAG GCGGCGGCGGTGGTGAGACCGTCGTTGAGATGTTTCCCTCTGGTCTTCGAGTTCTTGTAGTTGACGATGACCGTACTTGTCTTATGATCTTAGAGAGGATGCTTAGGACTTGTCTTTACGAAG TCACGAAATGCAACAGGGCAGAGATGGCATTGTCTCTGCTCCGGAAGAACAAACATGGATTTGATATAGTCATCAGTGATGTTCATATGCCTGACATGGACGGCTTCAAGCTCCTTGAACATGTTGGTCTTGAGATGGAAGACTTACCTGTTATCT TGATGTCTGCGGATGATTCAAAGAGTGTTGTTCTTAAGGGAGTGACGCACGGTGCCGTTGACTACCTAATCAAACCAGTACGAATGGAGGCACTCAAGAACATATGGCAGCATGTCGTTCGGAAGCAGAGGAGCGTACCAGAACATTCTGGGAGCATTGAGGAGACAGGGGATAGACAGCAGCAGCAACACAGAGGAGCTAATGCATAA